A region of Nakaseomyces glabratus chromosome M, complete sequence DNA encodes the following proteins:
- the RAD57 gene encoding putative DNA-dependent ATPase RAD57 (CAGL0M10373g~Ortholog(s) have protein heterodimerization activity and role in heteroduplex formation, meiotic DNA recombinase assembly, reciprocal meiotic recombination, telomere maintenance via recombination), which translates to MDLYEELPGSQLLFDPEFETFLEALNANKVTCVDFLTLKAPDLAKLSQRSINEVIRFQQRLIREYDAQYNSNSTKPLAKQIPNKQFTTGDLGIDEVLGGGISTNCITEIFGESSTGKSQLLMQLCLSVQLPISEGGLNAKCVFITTEGDLPTNRLAGMIEARKDWHELGISQSNIFTVSCPDLISQEHIVNVQLPVLLERNKGEIKLIIIDSISHHLRVELDTKSFKDSLENKAYITEMAEKLQGIATKHSVAIVVANQVGDKPLNENLDPYNLNVNDLEYQLGWLVGWKNSTILYRQTIQQIGFQKQQVIASNADSILSDDEDYMLVEEQVRRIKREEDGEKFVESGIGGSTSALARGEVEEADNKLTELKPRKNNSVKKTIKRKMDHRVPNLGLTWANYVSTRILLKKSYAASPMIRRGELKKYKGSDTSDFWQVKRLLKVVYSSFCTPEEINFKITKCGVESV; encoded by the coding sequence ATGGACCTTTATGAGGAATTACCTGGGAGCCAGCTTTTGTTTGATCCTGAGTTTGAAACATTTCTTGAAGCACTAAATGCGAACAAAGTAACATGTGTTGATTTCCTGACATTAAAAGCACCAGACTTGGCTAAGCTATCTCAGCGTTCAATTAACGAGGTCATAAGGTTTCAACAGAGACTAATAAGAGAGTATGATGCACAATATAATTCCAATAGTACAAAACCGCTAGCTAAACAAATACCAAATAAACAGTTTACAACAGGTGACCTAGGAATAGATGAGGTTTTAGGAGGAGGAATTTCGACTAATTGTATTACTGAAATATTCGGTGAAAGCTCTACAGGAAAGTCACAGTTACTGATGCAGCTCTGTTTATCAGTTCAATTACCTATTTCCGAAGGAGGTCTTAATGCCAAATGTGTATTCATAACCACAGAAGGTGATCTCCCGACTAACAGACTAGCTGGGATGATTGAGGCAAGAAAAGACTGGCATGAATTAGGTATATCACAGTCGAATATCTTTACCGTTAGTTGCCCTGACTTAATTTCACAAGAGCATATAGTAAATGTTCAGCTACCTGTCTTACTTGAACGAAATAAAGGGGAGATCAAACTGATAATAATTGATTCTATTTCCCATCACTTAAGAGTTGAACTAGATACTAAATCATTCAAAGACTCTTTAGAAAATAAGGCATATATTACTGAAATGGCTGAGAAACTACAAGGAATAGCTACAAAGCACTCAGTTGCTATCGTAGTGGCCAACCAAGTAGGGGATAAACCGTTGAATGAAAACTTAGACCCTTATAATTTAAACGTCAATGACTTAGAGTACCAGCTAGGATGGTTGGTGGGATGGAAGAATTCGACCATATTATATCGACAAACAATCCAGCAGATAGGCTTTCAAAAGCAACAAGTAATTGCATCAAACGCTGATAGTATACTATCCGATGATGAGGACTATATGCTAGTTGAAGAGCAAGTACGACGGATAAAGcgagaagaagatggtgagaaatttgttgaaagtgGAATTGGCGGTTCAACTAGTGCTCTTGCTAGGggagaagttgaagaagctgacAATAAACTAACAGAGCTCAAACCGCGCAAAAATAACAGCGTGAAGAAGActatcaaaagaaaaatggatCACAGGGTTCCAAATCTTGGTCTCACTTGGGCAAATTATGTAAGCACTCGTATTttactaaaaaaaagttaTGCAGCCTCTCCTATGATTAGGCGAGGTgaattaaagaaatacaaagGATCAGATACATCCGATTTTTGGCAAGTGAAAAGACTCTTGAAAGTTGTATATTCTAGCTTTTGTACCCCCGAGGAAATCAATTTCAAGATTACGAAATGTGGAGTTGAATCAGTATAA
- the MAF1 gene encoding RNA polymerase III-inhibiting protein MAF1 (CAGL0M10351g~Ortholog(s) have RNA polymerase III core binding activity, role in negative regulation of transcription from RNA polymerase III promoter, transfer RNA gene-mediated silencing and cytoplasm, nucleolus localization) yields the protein MKFIDELDIERVNQVLNFETIDCKIVGGCDIFTTKAVASDRKLYKTIDHHLDTILQDNESYNLALQQQIALDAEDKNERSMSPGGQRRDSSSFWEQKRRMSVSDSPIYLQHINGNLNESNGAQGEIVADLVPPIIKTSKLNDHNLKELVSNYEAGYSSSSSVESLTHKNKERRTSSLSSTGGKVDKLRADSSTANDITARSVLNDTSRTLNLGPFGPINEPSSRRTFAYLIAILNASYPDHDFSLLEPTDFKRSSIKSFIAKFENSMYSLGRKPEEWIWEVINSHMTLSDCVLYQYCPTQSFLDDEPGHLWSLIGFFFNKKRKRVAYVYLLASRLQLAVNNAIGTPDEMQNEDGTFRNNNTTSFDNNNTQFEGEYDLTYEENAIVDDDDEE from the coding sequence ATgaaatttattgatgagTTGGATATTGAACGTGTGAACCAAGTTCTTAATTTTGAGACCATTGATTGCAAGATTGTTGGTGGGTGTGATATATTCACTACTAAAGCTGTAGCTTCTGACCGGAAGCTCTACAAGACGATAGACCATCATTTGGATACGATACTTCAGGACAATGAGAGTTACAATTTGGCTTTGCAGCAGCAGATAGCTCTGGATGCTGAGGACAAGAATGAAAGGTCAATGTCGCCTGGAGGACAAAGGCGAGACAGTTCATCATTCTGGGAGCAGAAGAGAAGGATGTCTGTGAGTGACAGTCCTATCTACTTGCAACATATTAATGGAAATCTCAACGAGAGTAATGGTGCCCAAGGCGAAATAGTAGCGGATCTAGTACCACCAATTATCAAGACATCTAAACTTAATGACCataatttgaaagaattaGTGTCTAATTATGAAGCAGGTtattcaagttcttcatcagttgaGTCCCTTACACATAAGAACAAAGAGAGGAGGACAAGTAGCCTATCAAGTACTGGAGGGAAAGTAGACAAGCTGCGGGCAGATTCCAGCACAGCAAACGATATAACCGCAAGGTCAGTGCTCAATGATACATCTAGAACCTTAAATTTGGGGCCATTCGGCCCAATAAATGAGCCATCTAGCAGAAGGACATTTGCATACTTGATTGCAATTCTAAATGCCTCATACCCTGACCATGATTTTTCTCTATTGGAGCCAACTGATTTTAAAAGATCTTCTATAAAGTCCTTTATtgcaaaatttgaaaactCGATGTACTCATTGGGAAGAAAGCCAGAAGAGTGGATATGGGAAGTAATCAACTCTCATATGACTCTCTCAGACTGTGTATTATATCAGTACTGTCCAACACAATCGTTCTTGGATGATGAGCCTGGGCATCTATGGAGTCTCATCggttttttctttaataaaaagagaaaaagagTGGCCTATGTATACTTACTCGCCTCTAGACTACAACTGGCTGTTAATAATGCTATTGGAACTCCTGATGAGATGCAAAATGAAGACGGTACGTTCAGAAATAACAATACAACCTCTTTTGATAACAACAATACGCAATTCGAAGGTGAATACGATTTAACTTACGAAGAGAACGCTATTGTcgacgatgatgatgaagaataa
- a CDS encoding phosphatase PAP2 family protein (CAGL0M10307g~Ortholog(s) have inositol phosphoceramide synthase activity and role in cellular response to drug, inositolphosphoceramide metabolic process, sphingolipid biosynthetic process), whose amino-acid sequence MFLKVRDWFLKDRPANHSATDLEYGWNPMESVRYLRSQYRHYKANPHLLSYKDVCHYTFMGSVWLFVLIMNPAPMVLKLLFYAFLTLLFLVPITSQFFFNALPILTWLALYFTSSYLKADIRPPITVKALPAIETVLYGDNLSDILATSTNPVLDIFAWIPYGLFHFGAPFVVALILFLFGPPTILKGYAFAFGYMNLIGVMIQNFFPAAPPWYKILYGLESANYTMKGSPGGLARIDELLHINLYSNAFANSSVIFGAFPSLHSGCATMEALFFSYCFPFLRPLFIFYVCWLWWSTMYLTHHYFVDLMAGSVLSYVIFQYTKYYHLPVVNTSYLTRWAYPSVSKYDFKTSDPLNTDSEMHVENIPLRTYDETMSIDSRSNSNGRLELELDMDMDNMRTVSSNTSTPASVFDRMESLSRSSATSNTSLGNLSTTDLTDPPVARKPSAF is encoded by the coding sequence aTGTTTCTTAAGGTACGGGACTGGTTTCTTAAGGACAGGCCGGCTAACCATAGTGCTACAGATTTGGAATATGGCTGGAATCCCATGGAGTCTGTAAGGTACCTCCGGTCTCAATACAGACATTATAAGGCTAACCCACATTTATTGAGCTACAAGGACGTGTGTCATTACACATTTATGGGCTCTGTTTGGTTGTTTGTGCTAATTATGAACCCTGCACCAATGGTTCTAAAGTTGCTGTTTTATGCATTCTTAACTCTCCTGTTCCTGGTACCCATAACTTCGCAGTTCTTCTTTAATGCATTGCCTATCCTAACCTGGTTGGCACTTTATTTCACTTCATCATACTTAAAGGCAGATATTAGACCACCTATCACAGTCAAGGCGTTGCCTGCTATTGAAACAGTGCTATACGGTGATAACTTGAGTGATATCCTAGCAACATCCACCAATCCTGTTTTGGATATTTTCGCATGGATCCCATACGGTCTGTTCCACTTTGGTGCACCTTTCGTGGTAGCGTTGattttgttcttgttcGGTCCACCAACAATTTTGAAGGGCTATGCATTTGCATTTGGATACATGAATCTAATCGGTGTCATGATTCAGAATTTCTTCCCAGCTGCTCCTCCTTGGTATAAAATCCTATACGGACTAGAGAGTGCTAACTACACCATGAAGGGTTCCCCTGGTGGTTTGGCTAGAATCGATGAGCTACTTCACATTAACTTATACAGTAACGCATTCGCTAACTCCTCGGTTATTTTTGGCGCTTTCCCATCTTTACACTCCGGATGTGCCACCATGGAGGCCTTGTTTTTTTCCTACTGCTTCCCATTTTTAAGACCACTATTTATTTTCTACGTTTGCTGGTTATGGTGGTCCACTATGTACTTGACTCATCACTATTTCGTTGATTTGATGGCCGGCTCAGTGCTATCTTATGTGATTTTCCAATACACTAAATACTATCATTTGCCAGTGGTGAATACTTCCTATTTGACAAGATGGGCATACCCAAGTGTATCGAAGTATGATTTTAAGACTTCTGATCCGTTGAACACCGACTCAGAGATGCACGTCGAGAATATTCCATTAAGAACTTACGATGAAACAATGAGTATCGACTCTAGGAGTAACAGCAATGGTAGACTTGAGTTGGAGTTAGATATGGATATGGATAATATGCGTACTGTAAGCAGCAACACTTCTACACCAGCATCGGTTTTTGATAGAATGGAATCTTTATCCAGGTCGTCCGCAACTTCAAATACATCATTGGGAAATTTGTCCACAACTGACTTGACTGACCCTCCTGTAGCAAGAAAGCCATCTGCATTCTAG
- a CDS encoding uncharacterized protein (CAGL0M10263g~Protein of unknown function) has protein sequence MLAVSSIVFFNCGNTELLETLSNESLLLICIFLMILILSYFTYICAEYNLPERNNGRFGGYYIEYVNYLWVIGQFLSAVKYLPQISLNWMGISTKGLPPKYLKISIIATSVLQASNLRTFIDNLEFYQWSFNPTPRMVSFLQLIWLGIIY, from the coding sequence ATGCTGGCGGTATCTAGTATagtttttttcaattgtggAAATACCGAGCTACTAGAAACGTTGAGCAATGAATCTCTTTTACTTATATGCATTTTCttaatgattttgatattatcCTATTTTACCTATATCTGTGCGGAATATAACTTGCCGGAACGTAATAATGGTAGATTCGGTGGCTACTACATAGAGTATGTCAACTATTTATGGGTGATTGGACAGTTCTTGTCGGCTGTCAAATACTTACCCCAGATATCTTTAAATTGGATGGGTATATCAACCAAGGGCTTACCCCCAAAATATCTTAAGATTTCAATAATAGCAACTTCGGTCTTACAAGCTTCTAACCTTCGCACattcattgataatttgGAATTTTATCAGTGGTCATTTAATCCAACTCCAAGGATGGTCTCATTTCTTCAACTTATTTGGTTAGGTATCATTTACTAA
- the MRP17 gene encoding mitochondrial 37S ribosomal protein bS6m (CAGL0M10329g~Ortholog(s) have structural constituent of ribosome activity and mitochondrial small ribosomal subunit localization) has product MLYELIAMVRILQPKHQMQQEAKELATTIGRMIIENRGVVRKIMPMGKTMLPRVITKDQERHFQAFKFLMLFDSSIPVQSQILRTLRKDPRVIRSSIVKINTEKELASLSSIEKSQGL; this is encoded by the coding sequence atgctgtATGAATTAATTGCCATGGTGCGTATATTGCAACCGAAGCATCAAATGCAACAGGAGGCTAAGGAGCTAGCCACTACTATAGGTAGAATGATCATAGAGAATCGTGGTGTTGTGCGTAAAATTATGCCGATGGGTAAGACCATGTTACCGAGGGTTATTACAAAGGATCAAGAACGTCATTTCCAAGCATTCAAGTTCTTGATGCTGTTTGACTCATCCATTCCTGTACAATCCCAGATTCTGAGAACATTGAGAAAAGACCCCCGTGTGATCAGATCGTCCATTGTCAAGATTAATACTGAGAAAGAGCTGGCATCTTTGAGTTCGATTGAAAAGAGTCAAGGCTTGTGA
- the BYE1 gene encoding Bye1p (CAGL0M10285g~Ortholog(s) have chromatin binding, methylated histone binding activity and role in negative regulation of transcription from RNA polymerase II promoter), with protein MESLRKSSRSTKGKNTYLEVLRRQEEEEYEQRVNRPKKEKVQEIVHCSPCGTTDANYVEDEDPYGEMIQCDQCDTWQHINCMLQVKDIKVPKELENSDDVDSLSKLLVNSEDKYYCDRCIYKSQLREERRAYKELNKSEMIGDNDILDEPKEHPDEYVDDQDEDQDFILSKDTANIAEVDDDEFVENDDNRVKKDKRKRKPSNSAITTTKTVPKKKARVITDDQTETETIPSEDSYAKVRTNARKMLVTLFKNYIIPDTLKNNVFEIVKGHDEQSISDEFAEEMESKLFSHCRSISNYKTLISVYTEKVRVLFSNLKDPKNLSLKEAVINRQLDLEQLVSMSATDLANPDLQSMKKKIDSQKIDSLVIPNQPLDKLKQDNSEDDHNSFEFTNPTFTKTFNPKDIHESNSNNRPYTTDSPTNSYTDEPDSMKSDSNNGVDTNDQNILNVKFKLDYNEVDLNVVGTFKFLGSTLLDENQEHKIYQAVVGDGKLIYEGRLHTKIATEYISEIKTTRAVLAYQLLPSASHREKYEQLVEFMDDLDRVLGMKPRKPYVKNMYILSSLLGKLPDILQILTTDESIAKKRIDLSRINDNDKTLYLVVVVKPEIV; from the coding sequence ATGGAATCGCTGCGGAAATCTAGTAGAAGTACGAAGGGGAAGAATACATACCTGGAAGTACTTAGGAGacaagaggaagaagagtACGAGCAGCGAGTGAATCGAcctaagaaagaaaaagtaCAGGAAATTGTACATTGTTCACCATGTGGAACCACTGATGCTAACTATGTTGAGGATGAGGACCCTTATGGGGAAATGATTCAGTGCGATCAATGTGATACTTGGCAACATATCAATTGTATGTTACAAGTAAAGGATATCAAGGTACCAAAAGAACTAGAGAATTCTGATGATGTGGACTCTCTGAGTAAACTTTTAGTGAATTCAGAGGACAAGTATTATTGTGACAGATGCATTTATAAAAGTCAACTACGCGAAGAAAGACGTGCTTATAAGGAATTGAACAAATCCGAGATGATTGGTGATAACGATATACTAGATGAACCAAAAGAACATCCAGATGAGTATGTTGATGATCAAGATGAGGACCAGGACTTTATACTGAGCAAAGATACCGCCAATATTGCTGAAGTTGATGACGACGAATTCGTCGAAAACGACGATAATAGGGTAAAGAAGGATAAAAGGAAACGCAAACCCAGTAACAGTGCTATAACAACTACCAAAACTGTACCCAAAAAGAAGGCGAGGGTTATTACCGATGATCAGACCGAAACTGAAACTATACCCTCAGAAGACTCCTATGCGAAAGTCCGGACAAACGCCAGAAAAATGTTGGTTacattattcaaaaattatattatacCAGATACATTAAAGAACAATGTCTTTGAGATTGTCAAAGGACATGATGAACAAAGTATCTCAGATGAATTTGCAGAGGAGATGGAAAGTAAACTCTTTTCCCATTGTAGGAGCATAAGCAACTATAAAACACTTATATCTGTATATACAGAAAAGGTTCGTGTTCTATTCAGTAACCTGAAAGATCCAAAGAATCTTAGTCTAAAGGAAGCTGTTATTAACAGGCAACTTGATTTAGAACAATTGGTCTCTATGTCAGCGACCGATCTAGCTAATCCTGACCTTCAGAgtatgaaaaagaaaatagatTCCCAGAAGATAGACAGTTTGGTTATACCAAATCAACCATTAGATAAACTTAAACAAGATAACTCCGAGGATGACCATAATTCCTTTGAATTCACCAATCCAACATTTACAAAAACTTTCAATCCTAAAGACATACATGAGTCTAATTCGAATAACAGACCGTACACTACTGACTCTCCAACGAACAGCTACACAGATGAACCTGACAGTATGAAAAGTGATAGTAACAATGGTGTTGATACAAATGATcagaatatattgaatgTTAAGTTTAAACTGGATTATAACGAGGTAGATCTGAATGTAGTTGGTACATTCAAATTTTTAGGGTCTACGCTTTTAGACGAGAATCAAGAGcataaaatatatcaagCTGTAGTAGGGGACGGCAAGTTGATATATGAAGGAAGGTTACATACAAAAATTGCTACGGAATATATTTCTGAGATAAAAACTACAAGAGCTGTCTTAGCATATCAACTTTTACCATCAGCATCACATAGGGAGAAGTATGAACAGCTGGTAGAATTCATGGATGATCTCGATAGAGTACTTGGGATGAAACCTAGGAAACCTTACGTCAAAAATATGTACATTTTAAGTTCTCTGCTTGGCAAACTCCCTGATATCCTGCAAATACTGACCACAGATGAAAGTATTGCCAAGAAGAGAATTGACTTGTCACGAattaatgataatgataaaacCTTGTATTTAGTGGTTGTTGTTAAGCCAGAGATTGTATAA